The Planococcus donghaensis genome contains a region encoding:
- a CDS encoding phospholipase D-like domain-containing protein — MRKPLHFALIFALIISFMAPSIVDQKVQAATTGTVAINEVAWMGTSYSYNSEWIELHNTTNSAVDMSGWTLNAADSSPEIRLSGTIAAGGYYLLERTNDSSVPGVTADLIYIGSLENGGEILELRDSSGTLIDSADAWYAGDNLSKATMERADPLVAGTLATNWIDSTKTYDGGNGTPRAVNSKVKGCTDRTEHLNNVSEAEGAINVYFNKCADISYASSGNEANYNVNLETRLIERLNQATTSIDFATYEINLPGIVDALIAKAAEGIDVRVIADAKDAADPNYVERFKTMRLQVEKMVRGQDGKVGTADDIYVFSDSPMFAVEDSAARTDLGLPATPEDFPLKTVAVGNGDESGYLFVEAEEKSTDAYYSPGTQMHNKFAIIDNRWVFTGSWNFTVTGLYGTETNMEQGVLDGNQQHVVEINWPALADVFEVEFNEMWGSSTLSPDSEAANFNTRKIDNTIHEVDVNGKIVEIYFSAGDDAVGKMREFVKTSADVNTYFTIFAWSDQGLVDELKKLWEGSYNDLEGTLTGFDIKGVFDQSFWNQWWSASVDMTGRTATQESVDNPNTRWANPAPVYTGNESRKLHSKTMLIDADTNSDPTVIVGSTNWSNNGNNINDENMLFIHDGTIANQFVQEFNVRYTNAGGSIN; from the coding sequence ATGAGAAAACCGTTACATTTTGCATTGATTTTTGCACTGATTATTTCTTTTATGGCACCTAGTATCGTGGATCAAAAAGTACAGGCAGCGACGACAGGCACGGTAGCCATCAATGAAGTTGCCTGGATGGGTACGAGTTACAGCTATAATAGCGAATGGATTGAATTACATAACACGACAAACTCGGCTGTTGATATGAGCGGCTGGACTTTAAATGCTGCCGATAGCAGTCCCGAAATCCGCCTCTCCGGCACCATTGCAGCAGGGGGGTATTATTTGTTGGAAAGAACCAATGACAGTTCTGTTCCTGGCGTTACTGCTGACCTGATTTATATAGGGTCACTGGAAAATGGGGGAGAGATCCTTGAACTGAGAGATTCTTCCGGCACTTTAATAGATAGTGCAGATGCTTGGTATGCAGGGGATAACTTGTCAAAGGCAACAATGGAAAGAGCCGATCCGCTTGTGGCTGGCACCCTAGCCACCAACTGGATTGATTCTACAAAAACCTATGACGGAGGAAACGGCACTCCGCGGGCAGTCAATTCAAAAGTGAAAGGCTGCACCGACAGAACAGAACATTTAAATAACGTTTCTGAAGCGGAAGGCGCAATTAACGTTTACTTTAATAAATGCGCGGACATTTCCTATGCAAGTTCGGGGAATGAAGCAAACTATAACGTGAATTTGGAAACCCGCTTGATCGAACGCTTGAATCAAGCGACGACTAGCATCGACTTTGCAACATATGAAATTAATCTGCCGGGCATTGTGGATGCATTGATTGCGAAAGCGGCAGAAGGCATAGATGTCCGCGTGATAGCGGATGCAAAAGATGCAGCTGATCCGAATTATGTTGAACGGTTCAAAACGATGCGATTGCAAGTAGAGAAAATGGTAAGGGGACAAGATGGAAAAGTTGGAACTGCGGATGACATTTATGTATTCTCAGATTCTCCGATGTTTGCTGTAGAAGACAGTGCAGCCAGAACCGATTTGGGCTTGCCTGCCACTCCAGAAGATTTTCCACTTAAAACCGTTGCAGTCGGAAATGGGGACGAGTCAGGTTATCTGTTTGTAGAGGCTGAAGAAAAAAGCACCGATGCCTACTATAGCCCCGGAACACAAATGCATAATAAATTTGCCATCATTGATAATCGCTGGGTATTTACAGGAAGCTGGAACTTCACAGTGACCGGCTTGTACGGCACTGAAACCAATATGGAACAAGGCGTTTTGGATGGCAACCAGCAACATGTAGTCGAGATTAACTGGCCGGCATTAGCTGATGTATTTGAAGTTGAATTTAATGAAATGTGGGGCAGCTCTACGCTATCGCCTGATAGTGAAGCCGCTAATTTCAACACCCGGAAGATTGACAATACGATACATGAAGTTGATGTGAATGGAAAAATCGTTGAAATTTACTTTTCCGCAGGTGATGATGCGGTTGGGAAAATGAGAGAGTTTGTTAAAACGTCTGCTGATGTGAATACTTACTTCACCATTTTTGCCTGGAGCGATCAAGGCCTAGTCGATGAGTTAAAGAAATTATGGGAAGGATCATATAATGATCTGGAAGGTACATTGACGGGTTTTGATATCAAAGGTGTATTCGATCAAAGCTTTTGGAACCAATGGTGGTCTGCAAGTGTGGATATGACAGGACGCACCGCAACACAGGAAAGTGTTGATAACCCGAATACTCGTTGGGCTAACCCCGCACCTGTTTACACGGGTAATGAGTCTCGCAAACTTCACAGCAAAACGATGTTGATCGATGCAGACACAAACAGTGATCCAACAGTCATTGTAGGTTCCACGAACTGGAGCAATAATGG
- a CDS encoding glycerophosphodiester phosphodiesterase, whose translation MKRMVTILAASLAMTSFTGSGLAAEQGETVKMVSKQEQQEMVNIAHRGASGHAPENTMGAFQKGVEMKADYIEIDVQMTKDGELVVIHDTTVDRTTNGTGKVGDLTLKEIRQLDAGSWFSEAFTGESVPTFEEVLAEFQGKVGILVELKAPELYTGVEEKVADALIEKNMSAPNNNKIIIQSFNHESIKKSKELLPNLSHGVLTGGSWANVTEEQLAQFASYADYFNPTMKIVTDELVSNVHEAGMDIYPYTSRSQEQALRLFDLNVDGIITDYPEHVYSHPVKNS comes from the coding sequence TTGAAACGGATGGTGACAATTTTAGCAGCAAGTCTTGCAATGACATCCTTTACCGGATCTGGACTTGCAGCTGAACAGGGAGAAACAGTAAAGATGGTATCGAAACAAGAACAGCAAGAAATGGTGAACATCGCACACCGTGGTGCTTCTGGACACGCACCTGAAAATACAATGGGAGCCTTTCAAAAAGGGGTTGAAATGAAGGCGGATTATATTGAAATTGACGTGCAAATGACCAAAGATGGAGAGCTCGTCGTTATTCATGATACGACTGTCGATCGTACAACAAACGGAACCGGCAAAGTTGGCGATTTAACGTTAAAAGAAATTAGGCAGTTAGATGCCGGTAGCTGGTTTAGTGAAGCCTTTACTGGTGAAAGTGTTCCTACTTTTGAAGAAGTATTGGCTGAGTTTCAAGGGAAAGTTGGTATTTTAGTCGAATTGAAGGCGCCAGAACTTTATACAGGAGTAGAAGAGAAGGTTGCGGATGCTTTGATTGAAAAGAATATGAGTGCACCGAACAATAATAAAATCATCATCCAATCTTTTAACCATGAATCTATTAAAAAATCAAAAGAGCTTTTACCCAACCTCTCTCATGGCGTTTTGACAGGAGGAAGTTGGGCAAACGTAACCGAAGAACAATTAGCTCAGTTTGCGAGTTATGCTGATTATTTCAACCCAACAATGAAGATTGTAACGGATGAGCTGGTTAGTAATGTTCATGAGGCAGGAATGGACATTTATCCATACACTTCAAGGTCACAAGAACAAGCTTTACGACTATTCGACTTAAATGTAGATGGAATTATTACAGATTATCCGGAGCATGTTTACTCCCATCCTGTAAAAAACTCATAA
- a CDS encoding sporulation protein has product MKFKDFLSSIGIGSLKVNTVVERPHLEEGETLNGTIYLDGGDGEQTIDFIELNVVRLVEDTREDSDFDFYETIVAKQSMEFAGSVKSKDTVMQQFEIVPDERWVLDNPNAKLILRTIVHVKNGVNARDEDAITYGTLES; this is encoded by the coding sequence ATGAAGTTCAAAGATTTTTTATCATCTATTGGCATTGGTTCATTAAAAGTAAATACAGTAGTGGAAAGGCCTCATCTTGAAGAAGGCGAGACATTAAATGGGACAATTTATCTTGACGGCGGAGACGGGGAACAAACCATTGATTTTATCGAATTGAATGTAGTGCGTCTTGTCGAAGACACGCGTGAAGACAGTGATTTTGATTTTTACGAAACAATTGTGGCAAAACAATCAATGGAATTTGCGGGATCCGTAAAATCTAAAGATACCGTTATGCAGCAGTTTGAAATTGTACCGGACGAACGTTGGGTATTGGACAATCCAAACGCAAAACTAATTTTACGTACGATTGTCCATGTAAAAAATGGCGTAAATGCAAGAGATGAAGACGCCATCACATATGGAACATTAGAGAGCTGA
- a CDS encoding AI-2E family transporter — MEPEDKPSFFATNYIRFLGGRNTLFTLFSLLLLGFVIFVFKEVSFIFHPVTVFMKTVVLPIVLALVFFYLLRPILRTLEKFKIPRIWGIIIIFLGVIGLITLLSVLVFPFLRSQFQNLIADFPEYFMQLVTAVDGFLRTSFVGDYYSESNFTLDTLLATLPDNVADTLQNTVTGIISGITGLISTITGVILSIVIVPFILFYLLKDGEKLPEYFLKLLPPRFREDTREVFSEADRQLGAYIQGQLIVAFCIGVMVYIGFLIIGMEYALLLGVLAMVTSVVPYIGPAIAIAPAAIIALVTSPFMLVKLAIVWTVVQLVEGNLISPQVMGKTMFIHPVTIIFVLLTAGSLFGVVGVILGIPMYALLRVLVSHFYKLFKRRYNRHETNLSNQYDYTEL; from the coding sequence ATGGAGCCAGAGGACAAGCCATCATTTTTTGCCACTAATTATATTCGGTTTTTGGGTGGTAGAAATACTTTATTTACATTGTTCTCCTTGTTATTGCTTGGATTCGTCATTTTTGTTTTCAAGGAAGTTTCATTTATCTTTCATCCGGTAACGGTATTTATGAAAACCGTGGTCTTGCCAATTGTTTTGGCATTGGTGTTTTTTTACTTGCTCAGACCTATATTACGCACGTTAGAGAAGTTTAAAATTCCTCGGATTTGGGGTATTATCATTATCTTCCTCGGCGTAATTGGTTTGATCACGTTACTAAGTGTGTTGGTATTTCCGTTTTTACGTTCTCAATTTCAAAATTTAATCGCAGATTTTCCGGAATATTTTATGCAATTAGTTACAGCAGTGGATGGATTTTTGAGAACTTCATTTGTTGGAGATTATTATAGTGAGTCTAATTTTACATTAGATACTTTACTTGCAACGTTGCCAGACAATGTTGCGGACACGCTTCAAAATACAGTAACGGGGATTATCTCTGGTATTACTGGATTAATTTCAACAATTACGGGTGTTATTTTATCCATTGTTATTGTGCCATTTATTTTGTTTTATTTATTAAAAGATGGGGAAAAATTGCCGGAGTATTTCTTGAAATTATTGCCTCCGAGATTTCGTGAAGATACGCGCGAAGTGTTTTCAGAAGCGGATAGACAATTAGGAGCTTACATACAAGGTCAATTGATTGTGGCTTTTTGTATTGGTGTGATGGTCTATATCGGGTTTTTGATAATCGGTATGGAATATGCGTTGTTACTCGGCGTTTTAGCCATGGTTACGAGTGTAGTTCCTTATATTGGCCCAGCGATAGCGATTGCGCCAGCGGCTATTATCGCCTTGGTGACCTCACCATTTATGTTAGTTAAACTAGCAATTGTGTGGACGGTTGTGCAATTAGTAGAAGGGAATTTGATCTCCCCGCAAGTTATGGGTAAAACCATGTTTATCCATCCGGTGACCATTATTTTTGTTCTATTAACAGCAGGGTCTTTGTTTGGTGTAGTTGGGGTAATTCTTGGTATACCAATGTATGCTTTGTTGCGTGTGCTCGTATCTCATTTCTATAAATTGTTTAAACGTCGCTATAATCGGCATGAAACCAATTTATCAAATCAATATGATTATACAGAGCTATAA
- a CDS encoding LCP family protein: MEEELQPIKRKRRRKRRFRLRGIVFLLLVALIAIGTYAFLQFKEGKDIADTSAQEPVLFDEDEANEDYENILVLGIDSRGEEKSRTDTMMLVTHDKVNGEIKLTSFMRDIYADIPGYQSYKLNTAYYLGGVDLLAETLRQMFGVEIHHYALIDFESFESLVDVAVPGGVEIDVEKEMSENIGVSLTPGVQKLNGKELLGYARFRADEEGDFGRVRRQQQVIAAMKDEMATVSTIPKLPKLAGTLQGYVQTDMPLTDQIKLATQLAMSGGGEVERLTLPIKNGYSYGNYAHAGSVLDIDLDMNKQALSEFLSQPLN; this comes from the coding sequence ATGGAAGAAGAATTACAACCGATTAAAAGAAAAAGACGCAGAAAAAGAAGATTTCGGCTGCGCGGCATCGTCTTCCTGCTCCTGGTCGCTTTAATCGCTATTGGCACTTATGCATTCCTACAATTTAAAGAAGGTAAAGACATAGCAGATACATCAGCGCAAGAGCCTGTTTTGTTCGATGAAGATGAGGCAAACGAAGATTATGAAAACATTTTGGTGCTAGGCATTGACTCACGAGGAGAAGAAAAATCACGCACGGACACAATGATGTTAGTGACACATGATAAAGTAAATGGTGAAATAAAGTTAACTTCGTTTATGAGGGATATTTATGCAGACATCCCAGGTTATCAGTCTTATAAATTAAATACAGCATATTATTTAGGTGGAGTGGACTTACTTGCAGAAACACTTCGACAAATGTTTGGAGTTGAAATTCATCATTACGCATTAATCGACTTTGAGAGCTTTGAAAGCCTTGTCGATGTAGCTGTACCGGGTGGTGTAGAAATTGATGTTGAAAAAGAAATGTCAGAAAATATTGGTGTTTCTTTAACCCCAGGAGTTCAAAAGCTAAACGGGAAAGAATTACTAGGGTATGCGCGGTTCCGAGCAGATGAAGAAGGAGATTTTGGCCGCGTGAGAAGACAACAACAAGTGATTGCAGCAATGAAAGATGAAATGGCGACCGTCTCTACCATTCCAAAATTACCTAAATTAGCAGGTACTTTACAAGGGTATGTTCAAACGGATATGCCTTTAACAGATCAAATCAAGTTAGCGACTCAATTAGCTATGAGTGGTGGTGGGGAAGTTGAACGATTAACCTTGCCGATTAAAAATGGTTATAGCTATGGCAATTACGCACATGCAGGTTCAGTTCTTGATATTGACCTTGACATGAATAAGCAAGCTTTGAGTGAATTTTTGTCGCAACCCTTAAACTAA
- the msrA gene encoding peptide-methionine (S)-S-oxide reductase MsrA: MTEKATFAGGCFWCMVKPFDQFDGIEQIVSGYSGGHIENPTYEQVKTGTTGHLEVVEITFQPDVFSYEQLLDIFWQQIDPTDDEGQFQDRGPSYRAAIFVHNERQRVIAEKSKQEIDASGRFNKPVVTEIRDATPFYAAEDYHQDFHKKNPEYYKNDRAASGRDEFLSSTWEKVDV, translated from the coding sequence ATGACTGAAAAAGCAACATTTGCAGGGGGCTGTTTTTGGTGCATGGTCAAACCATTCGATCAATTTGATGGCATCGAACAGATCGTTTCAGGCTATAGCGGTGGCCATATCGAAAATCCTACATATGAACAAGTAAAGACTGGTACAACAGGCCATTTAGAAGTAGTGGAAATCACTTTCCAACCTGACGTCTTCTCTTACGAACAATTGTTAGATATTTTTTGGCAACAAATAGACCCTACTGATGATGAAGGACAATTTCAAGACCGCGGACCTTCTTATCGTGCAGCAATATTTGTTCACAACGAACGTCAACGTGTTATTGCCGAAAAATCAAAACAAGAGATTGATGCAAGCGGTCGTTTCAATAAGCCTGTCGTGACCGAGATTCGCGACGCAACACCATTTTATGCAGCAGAAGATTACCATCAAGATTTTCACAAGAAAAACCCTGAATATTATAAAAACGATCGTGCAGCTTCTGGCCGCGATGAATTTCTTTCCTCTACATGGGAAAAAGTTGACGTCTAA
- a CDS encoding CynX/NimT family MFS transporter has product MSKNKRKSALGLMVIAILFVALNLRPAISSIGPMLDPIRIDLNLSSSEVSLLTAIPVFCMGLFAPLAIVFGRKFGLRRSIAFLLGVIGVFTLGRGFLPNYPVLLISAFFIGVAIAVISPLLSAIIKHSFPTRTPALIGVYSFGMGLGATLAAGLTGVFYIIADWPAAIASWSLLSVVAISIWLRVEQPTEEKVEEVDFEIRRVSPLKNKRAWYMLLFFGAQSALFFSMLTWLAPIAIDKGMTVLTAGGVLTLMTAVQIVGNISIPLFFNKFPNRFIWTVIVLSSGSIGVLILMFGSLNMVWIAAAFIGVALGGLFPIALLMPLDETTTADDANSWTAMTQSGGYMISAFMPLVIGVIYDQTENHDITLLLFLSFIGLMLIFAFLLHKKN; this is encoded by the coding sequence GTGTCTAAAAACAAAAGAAAGTCAGCGCTCGGATTAATGGTCATCGCAATATTGTTTGTCGCGTTAAATTTACGTCCCGCAATATCATCTATTGGGCCGATGCTTGATCCCATTCGAATCGATTTGAATTTGAGTAGCAGTGAGGTTAGCTTACTGACAGCTATTCCTGTTTTTTGTATGGGGCTTTTTGCACCACTTGCGATCGTTTTTGGTCGGAAATTCGGCTTGAGACGATCAATTGCTTTCCTATTAGGTGTAATCGGTGTGTTTACTTTAGGAAGAGGGTTTTTACCAAATTATCCGGTATTGCTCATCAGTGCATTTTTTATTGGTGTCGCCATTGCAGTAATAAGTCCACTTTTGTCAGCGATTATAAAGCATAGCTTCCCAACGCGAACGCCCGCATTAATCGGTGTTTATTCATTTGGAATGGGTCTCGGGGCAACATTGGCTGCAGGATTAACAGGTGTGTTTTATATCATTGCGGATTGGCCAGCAGCCATTGCGAGTTGGAGTTTGTTGTCAGTAGTCGCGATTAGTATTTGGTTGCGTGTGGAGCAACCAACTGAAGAAAAAGTGGAGGAAGTGGATTTCGAAATTAGACGCGTGTCTCCACTTAAAAATAAACGAGCTTGGTATATGTTACTGTTTTTCGGTGCGCAATCAGCTTTGTTTTTTTCAATGCTTACGTGGCTTGCACCAATTGCGATTGATAAGGGAATGACCGTGCTAACCGCAGGTGGAGTTCTAACTTTAATGACAGCAGTACAAATAGTTGGGAACATAAGCATTCCGTTATTTTTTAATAAGTTTCCGAATCGTTTTATATGGACTGTTATCGTTTTAAGTTCGGGTTCGATCGGTGTTCTGATACTGATGTTCGGTTCTCTGAACATGGTCTGGATAGCGGCTGCCTTTATCGGTGTGGCGTTAGGTGGTCTTTTTCCAATTGCCTTACTGATGCCATTAGATGAAACCACAACAGCTGACGATGCCAATAGTTGGACCGCCATGACACAATCGGGTGGGTATATGATATCGGCTTTTATGCCTCTCGTTATTGGTGTTATTTACGATCAAACCGAGAATCATGACATTACATTATTATTGTTTTTAAGTTTTATCGGGTTAATGCTAATTTTTGCTTTCTTACTTCATAAAAAAAATTAA
- a CDS encoding ABC-F family ATP-binding cassette domain-containing protein: protein MIAANDVSLRFGDRKLFEDVNIQFNPGNCYGLIGANGAGKSTFVKILSGELEPQSGNVYMGSGERLAVLKQNHFEYEEHVVLETVIMGHKKLYEVMSEKNAIYMKEDFSDEDGMRAAELEGEFAELNGWEAESEAAILLQGLGITEDLHDKKMAELSGSDKVKVLLAQALFGKPDVLLLDEPTNHLDLKAIQWLEEFLINFANTVVVVSHDRHFLNKVCTHIADLDFGKIQLYVGNYDFWYESSQLATRLASDQNSKKEEKIKELQAFIARFSANASKSKQATSRKKMLDKIELDDIRPSSRKYPFVNFTIGREIGNDVLTVRDLSQTVDGNKLLNNISFNMSKEDKIVLIGDPLAKSALLRILAEEDKPESGECRWGVTTSRAYLPIDNSSYFEGSETSLVEWLRQYSPDDESETFLRGFLGRMLFSGEEVKKKPSVLSGGEKVRCMLSKMMLSHANVLLLDEPTNHLDLESIQALNNGMIAFKGAMVFTSHDHQFIQTVANRVIEIREDGSILDKQLTYDDFLEWKETQGITN from the coding sequence ATGATAGCTGCAAATGATGTAAGTCTTCGCTTTGGTGACCGTAAACTTTTCGAAGATGTAAATATTCAATTTAACCCTGGTAACTGTTACGGATTAATTGGTGCCAATGGTGCTGGGAAATCCACTTTTGTTAAAATTCTTTCTGGTGAACTTGAACCCCAATCCGGAAATGTTTATATGGGTTCTGGTGAACGACTTGCTGTACTAAAGCAAAACCACTTTGAGTACGAAGAGCATGTAGTTCTTGAAACTGTCATTATGGGACATAAGAAATTATATGAAGTAATGTCTGAGAAAAACGCAATTTACATGAAAGAAGATTTCTCTGATGAAGATGGTATGCGCGCTGCTGAACTTGAAGGCGAATTTGCTGAATTGAACGGTTGGGAAGCTGAGTCTGAAGCAGCAATCTTACTTCAAGGTCTTGGAATCACTGAAGATCTTCACGACAAAAAAATGGCCGAACTATCCGGTTCTGATAAAGTAAAAGTGCTTTTAGCTCAAGCTTTGTTTGGTAAACCTGATGTTCTATTACTGGATGAGCCTACCAACCACTTGGACTTAAAAGCAATCCAATGGCTGGAAGAATTTTTGATCAACTTTGCGAACACGGTTGTAGTTGTATCCCATGACCGTCACTTCCTTAACAAAGTATGTACACATATTGCCGATCTTGACTTCGGAAAAATCCAACTATATGTCGGAAACTACGACTTCTGGTATGAATCAAGCCAATTGGCAACACGTTTAGCTTCAGATCAAAACTCGAAAAAAGAAGAAAAAATTAAAGAGCTTCAAGCCTTTATCGCGCGTTTCTCAGCCAACGCTTCAAAATCGAAGCAAGCGACGTCACGTAAGAAAATGCTTGATAAAATTGAATTGGACGACATTCGTCCTTCTTCTCGTAAATATCCATTTGTTAACTTTACAATTGGTCGTGAAATCGGCAACGACGTGCTAACAGTTAGAGATCTTAGTCAAACTGTAGACGGCAACAAATTATTAAATAACATCAGCTTTAACATGAGCAAAGAAGACAAAATTGTTTTGATTGGCGATCCGCTTGCCAAATCAGCACTTCTTCGTATTTTAGCTGAAGAAGATAAACCCGAATCAGGAGAATGTCGTTGGGGTGTAACTACTTCACGTGCTTATTTACCAATCGATAACTCAAGCTATTTCGAAGGCAGCGAAACATCATTAGTAGAATGGCTACGCCAATATTCTCCAGATGATGAAAGCGAAACTTTCCTACGCGGATTCCTTGGCAGAATGTTATTCTCCGGTGAAGAAGTTAAAAAGAAACCTTCTGTCTTATCAGGTGGCGAAAAAGTGCGTTGCATGCTTTCAAAAATGATGCTATCTCACGCAAACGTTCTTTTATTGGACGAGCCAACTAACCACTTGGACCTTGAGTCTATCCAGGCTTTAAATAACGGCATGATCGCTTTTAAAGGCGCTATGGTTTTCACATCTCATGACCATCAGTTTATCCAAACGGTTGCAAATCGCGTGATTGAAATCCGTGAAGATGGATCAATTTTAGATAAACAATTAACTTATGATGATTTTTTGGAATGGAAAGAAACACAAGGAATCACCAACTAA
- a CDS encoding YkvA family protein: MTNDYLKKPMPSQEKQQDFYQKLRQKVQNWVDNKPGVVGTVSGYVLFAPDLFHLLTRLMLDNRIDAKSKAAVGAGIMYFIAPIDFLPEILVGPGGFLDDVVVAVFVINTVLNKFPTEVITEHWTGDENLLSLVKKVSNSGNKYVSKLPAGRLVKRFTK; this comes from the coding sequence ATGACGAATGATTATTTAAAAAAGCCAATGCCTAGTCAAGAAAAACAACAAGACTTCTACCAAAAACTGCGACAAAAAGTACAAAATTGGGTAGATAACAAGCCGGGTGTGGTCGGAACCGTTAGTGGTTATGTATTGTTCGCACCTGATTTGTTTCACTTGTTAACAAGATTGATGCTAGACAACCGAATCGATGCTAAAAGCAAAGCAGCAGTCGGAGCAGGGATTATGTATTTTATCGCGCCTATCGATTTTTTGCCAGAAATCTTAGTAGGGCCCGGTGGATTCCTCGATGATGTTGTAGTTGCTGTATTTGTTATAAATACGGTACTAAATAAGTTCCCGACAGAAGTCATAACAGAACATTGGACAGGTGATGAGAATTTGTTATCACTTGTTAAGAAAGTCTCCAACTCCGGAAATAAATATGTTTCGAAATTACCGGCAGGTCGTCTGGTAAAACGTTTTACCAAGTAA
- a CDS encoding cold-shock protein, with protein MEGKVKSFDDNKGIGMITGDNGEDFFFEEININVDGFRKLMPGQPVKFTIYDGVADKERVATNVTLIF; from the coding sequence ATGGAAGGCAAAGTAAAATCATTTGATGATAACAAAGGAATTGGCATGATTACTGGTGACAATGGAGAAGACTTTTTCTTTGAGGAGATCAATATCAATGTGGATGGGTTCCGAAAACTAATGCCTGGACAGCCAGTCAAATTCACAATTTATGATGGGGTAGCCGATAAAGAACGCGTTGCGACAAACGTAACTTTAATCTTTTAA
- a CDS encoding cold-shock protein — protein sequence MQEGTVKWFNSEKGFGFIEVEGGDDVFVHFSAIQGEGFKTLDEGQRVEFEVEEGNRGPQATNVTKV from the coding sequence ATGCAAGAAGGAACAGTGAAATGGTTTAACTCAGAAAAAGGCTTTGGTTTTATCGAAGTTGAAGGCGGCGACGATGTATTCGTACATTTCTCAGCTATCCAAGGCGAAGGCTTTAAAACACTCGACGAAGGTCAACGCGTTGAATTTGAAGTAGAAGAAGGCAACCGCGGACCTCAAGCAACAAACGTAACTAAAGTCTAA
- a CDS encoding DUF1033 family protein encodes MHEIIYMRTDYEPWWMLDGWEEKIMTRHEFSSPEKARSYLEGLKDDFSRRFPNQKQKNHAFTCYWNEEETEYCEDCEEDLQIFHGLIWLVNGKPNISF; translated from the coding sequence ATGCATGAAATTATCTATATGAGAACAGATTACGAACCGTGGTGGATGTTGGATGGTTGGGAAGAAAAAATTATGACTCGACATGAATTTAGTTCACCCGAAAAAGCTCGGTCTTATTTAGAAGGTCTCAAAGATGATTTTAGTCGCCGTTTTCCGAATCAAAAACAAAAGAATCATGCCTTTACGTGTTATTGGAATGAAGAAGAAACGGAGTACTGTGAAGATTGCGAAGAGGATTTGCAAATCTTTCATGGGCTAATCTGGCTAGTTAACGGAAAACCAAATATAAGTTTTTAG
- a CDS encoding 5-bromo-4-chloroindolyl phosphate hydrolysis family protein, producing MKPLKPIENFIKRQTVSLPIMAVMFPVLYLGAEIGFIASGAVAAGTYIASNSTMKQVQLSSDSKNFGMTRSEYKNVQLQIKEGKEKIKQLQGNYYKVRSISSFKQLIDMTKIANKIILVVQQNPRKFYLAEPFFYSHLDSAIELTEKYTLLVGQPVKDTEMRITLQDTREMLLSLNKVMEQDLKRVLSSDIERLRMELDYAQLAVDQHNEQKLLVQPESEHEGDVEDDRETIKPE from the coding sequence ATGAAGCCCCTAAAGCCGATTGAAAATTTTATCAAGAGGCAAACTGTCAGCTTACCCATTATGGCTGTAATGTTTCCTGTTTTATATTTGGGCGCTGAGATTGGATTCATCGCTTCTGGAGCAGTAGCCGCTGGCACATATATTGCGAGCAATAGCACAATGAAACAAGTTCAACTTTCTTCAGACTCGAAAAATTTCGGCATGACACGAAGTGAATACAAAAATGTGCAACTGCAAATAAAAGAAGGCAAAGAAAAAATCAAGCAACTTCAAGGGAATTATTATAAAGTCCGTTCTATTTCTTCTTTTAAACAATTAATAGATATGACAAAAATAGCAAACAAGATCATTCTCGTGGTTCAACAAAACCCTAGAAAATTTTACTTAGCTGAACCATTTTTTTATTCTCATTTGGATTCAGCGATAGAACTAACCGAAAAGTATACGTTATTGGTTGGACAACCTGTTAAAGATACCGAAATGCGCATTACGTTGCAAGATACACGGGAAATGCTCTTATCGCTAAACAAAGTAATGGAGCAAGATTTGAAACGAGTATTATCCAGTGATATCGAACGATTGCGCATGGAGTTAGATTACGCACAATTGGCCGTTGATCAGCACAACGAACAGAAATTACTCGTTCAGCCAGAATCAGAACATGAGGGAGACGTGGAAGATGACAGAGAAACCATCAAACCAGAGTGA